A window of the Sabethes cyaneus chromosome 1, idSabCyanKW18_F2, whole genome shotgun sequence genome harbors these coding sequences:
- the LOC128741959 gene encoding uridine phosphorylase 1 yields the protein MSDAVEHNGTVEVFGNGNCAKGDHSSNGKEEDDFVHPDTRYNDGSVKLRNPNIELMDQDILYHLALGSGSHDLREMFGDVKFVCMGGTPKRMENFAHFIMDEIGYKLPAGTQLQDISAFSYRYSMYKVGPVLSISHGMGVPSLGILLHEMIKLMYHAKCKNPIFIRIGTCGGVGIEGGTVVITEDAVDGLLRSTHEIAILGQIVHRPAVLDKRLVRELKSLASADDPYDTIIGKTMCTSDFYEGQGRLDGAFCDFSEQDKMDYLEKLRDFGVVNIEMECTIFAALTHHAGIKAAIVCVALLDRLKGDQVMSPKEVMNEWQQRPQILVSRLIKKHLAQAGHLKSLASTPSSIKSPRRFKLVQQESEAHE from the exons ATGAGTGATGCAGTTGAGCATAATGGAACGGTGGAGGTATTTGGCAACGGTAACTGTGCCAAAGGAGACCACAGCAGCAATGGCAAGGAGGAAGACGATTTTGTTCATCCGGATACGAG ATACAACGATGGCTCCGTCAAGCTTCGGAATCCTAATATCGAACTAATGGATCAGGACATTTTGTACCACTTGGCCTTGGGCAGCGGTAGCCATGATCTGCGGGAAATGTTTGGCGATGTCAAA TTCGTTTGCATGGGCGGAACCCCCAAGCGGATGGAGAACTTCGCACACTTCATTATGGACGAAATCGGTTACAAACTGCCCGCTGGAACGCAACTGCAGGACATCAGTGCGTTCTCCTACAGGTATTCTATGTACAAG GTCGGTCCCGTGTTGTCAATTAGCCACGGAATGGGTGTGCCTTCGTTGGGAATCTTGCTGCATGAAATGATTAAACTGATGTACCATGCTAAGTGTAAGAATCCGATTTTTATTCGAATCGGAACGTGCGGTGGTGTTGGAATCGAAGGTGGTACCGTTGTCATCACCGAGGATGCTGTAGATGGACTGCTTCGAAGCACTCATGAAATT GCAATATTGGGACAAATCGTTCACCGTCCAGCAGTACTAGATAAGCGATTAGTAAGAGAGCTTAAATCCTTGGCGTCGGCCGACGATCCATATGATACCATTATTGGCAAGACGATGTGTACTTCAGACTTTTACGAAG gtcagGGTCGCCTAGACGGTGCCTTCTGTGACTTTTCCGAGCAGGACAAAATGGATTATTTGGAGAAGCTGCGGGACTTTGGCGTGGTAAACATCGAGATGGAGTGCACGATTTTCGCTGCGCTGACACACCACGCCGGTATCAAGGCCGCTATTGTATGTGTCGCTCTGCTGGATCGTCTAAAGGGTGACCAGGTAATGTCACCGAAGGAAGTGATGAACGAGTGGCAGCAGCGGCCGCAGATACTCGTTTCGCGACTTATCAAGAAGCATCTAGCCCAAGCGGGACACCTGAAAAGTCTGGCATCAACGCCAAGCTCCATAAAGTCTCCGCGGCGGTTCAAACTTGTCCAGCAGGAGTCGGAAGCACACGAGTAA